Within the Thermodesulfobacteriota bacterium genome, the region TTCCTTCCCTCAGAACCGTAATAGTCGGAGAAAGCATCTTTTTTAGTGCCTCAAGAGCCTTTTCGGCCCTGTACTCCTGGAAAAAACCAAGAAGCGCACAGAAAAAGACGATAACCGCAATTATTCCCGCGTCTACGAATTCTCCGACAAGCGCCGAAAGTCCTATAGCCACAAGAAGGATGATTATGAGAATGTTTTTAAACTGACGCACAAAGATGTCAAAAGGGGAGATTTTTTCTTCCCTTTTTAGCTCATTGTATCCATACTGCTCAAGCCTGGTTTTGGCTTCACTCTCTGATAAACCTTGGAGGGGGTCAGTTTTTAGTTTCTTTATGACATCAGATACTTCCATCGCATGCCATGCTTCTGCCATATCTGACCTCCTTTTTATCACTTAAGCAACGTCAAAAATGCTCCTGCTGCAACAGCTGTTCCTATGACACCTGCCACATTGGGACCCATGGCGTGCATAAGGAGGAAGTTTTTCGGATCAGCCTCCTGTCCAACCTTCTGCGAAACACGGGCTGCCATGGGAACAGCAGAAACCCCTGCAGAACCGATTAATGGGTTTATCTTCTCTTTAAGGAAGAGGTTCATGAGTTTTGCAAGGAGTACACCACCTGCTGTTGAGAATGCGAATGCTACAAGACCTAAAAAGAATATAAAAAGGGGTTTTGGGTTTAGAAAAACCTCCGCCTTCATAGTGGAGCCTATGGATATGCCAAGGAATATGGTGACTATGTTTAGTAACTCATTCTGGGATGCTTTAAGGAGCCTTT harbors:
- a CDS encoding sodium ion-translocating decarboxylase subunit beta: KIVFPIVATIVICLLTPPAAPLMGMFMIGNLFRECRVVERLLKASQNELLNIVTIFLGISIGSTMKAEVFLNPKPLFIFFLGLVAFAFSTAGGVLLAKLMNLFLKEKINPLIGSAGVSAVPMAARVSQKVGQEADPKNFLLMHAMGPNVAGVIGTAVAAGAFLTLLK